Proteins encoded within one genomic window of Methanothrix harundinacea 6Ac:
- a CDS encoding Mrp/NBP35 family ATP-binding protein encodes MKESLADTIKHRIMVMSGKGGVGKTTVAVNLALGLALSGKEVGILDADITGPNVPKMLKIEDAFLTGEGEDETIHPAEIPIGLDSGIKVVSMAFLIGRESPVVWRGPLKMQILKQFIEGVAWGDLDYMLIDLPPGTGDEPLSIAQLLRPDGTVIVTTPQDLALIDARKAIDMSRSLGVPVLGIVENMSGFTCPRCGGSIDLFKVGGGMRAAEELAVPFLGRIGIDPAICDSGDRGTPFILAVASKNAEAFDGIVRKIIARMEGSEGEGG; translated from the coding sequence ATGAAAGAATCTCTCGCCGATACGATCAAGCACAGGATAATGGTGATGAGCGGGAAGGGGGGGGTCGGGAAGACGACGGTGGCCGTCAACCTCGCCCTAGGCCTCGCCCTCAGCGGTAAGGAGGTGGGGATCCTGGACGCCGACATCACGGGACCGAACGTCCCCAAGATGCTGAAGATCGAGGACGCCTTCCTGACGGGGGAGGGGGAGGACGAGACGATCCACCCCGCGGAGATCCCCATAGGCCTCGATAGCGGGATCAAGGTCGTCTCCATGGCCTTCCTGATCGGGAGGGAGAGCCCCGTCGTCTGGAGGGGGCCATTGAAGATGCAGATCCTTAAGCAGTTCATCGAGGGTGTAGCCTGGGGAGACCTCGACTACATGCTGATCGACCTGCCCCCCGGGACGGGGGATGAGCCCCTATCCATCGCCCAGCTCCTCCGCCCCGACGGGACGGTCATCGTCACCACCCCCCAGGACCTCGCCCTCATCGACGCCAGGAAGGCGATAGACATGTCTAGGTCCCTGGGGGTCCCGGTCCTGGGGATCGTCGAGAACATGAGCGGCTTCACCTGCCCCCGGTGCGGGGGGTCGATCGACCTCTTCAAGGTCGGAGGCGGGATGAGGGCGGCGGAGGAGCTCGCCGTCCCCTTCCTCGGGAGGATCGGGATCGACCCCGCCATCTGCGATAGCGGCGACCGCGGCACCCCCTTCATCCTCGCCGTCGCCTCGAAGAACGCCGAGGCCTTCGACGGGATCGTGAGGAAGATCATCGCCCGGATGGAGGGGTCGGAGGGGGAGGGGGGGTGA
- a CDS encoding DUF1614 domain-containing protein, protein MNHRMIYLPFGILAILLLALLLWASVALLFFGALSTAFTRMGFSWSDALLLLAASLLGAGINIPLFTLESKVPVVKEAFVRSFGMVYRVPVVKTVKNETTVAVNVGGALLPVLVSVYLLISYPAAAAVALAGTAIVALVTHAVARPIRGLGIATPLFIPPLTAAASALLLTAVLSPIPEGRFVTAYVGGVLGTLIGADLLNLPRISELGAPVASIGGAGTFDGIFLTGVIAVLIV, encoded by the coding sequence ATGAACCACCGGATGATCTACCTCCCCTTCGGGATCCTGGCGATCCTCCTTTTAGCCCTCCTCCTCTGGGCGAGCGTCGCCCTCCTCTTCTTCGGGGCCCTCAGCACCGCCTTCACCAGGATGGGGTTCTCCTGGTCCGACGCCCTCCTCCTCCTCGCCGCCTCCCTCCTCGGAGCCGGGATCAACATCCCCCTCTTCACCCTGGAGTCGAAGGTCCCCGTGGTGAAGGAGGCCTTCGTCCGGTCCTTCGGGATGGTCTATCGGGTCCCGGTGGTGAAGACGGTGAAGAACGAGACGACGGTGGCCGTCAACGTCGGCGGCGCCCTCCTCCCCGTCCTCGTCTCCGTCTACCTGTTGATATCTTACCCGGCGGCGGCGGCCGTCGCCCTGGCGGGGACGGCGATCGTAGCCCTGGTGACCCACGCCGTTGCAAGGCCGATCCGGGGGCTGGGGATCGCCACCCCCCTCTTCATACCGCCCCTCACGGCGGCCGCTTCCGCCCTCCTCCTGACGGCCGTCCTATCCCCCATCCCTGAGGGGCGGTTCGTCACCGCCTACGTCGGAGGGGTCCTGGGAACCCTGATCGGCGCCGACCTCCTCAACCTCCCCCGGATCTCGGAGCTGGGAGCCCCGGTGGCGAGCATCGGGGGGGCGGGGACCTTCGACGGGATATTCCTGACGGGGGTCATCGCAGTCCTGATCGTCTGA
- a CDS encoding UbiD family decarboxylase, protein MSFRGFLHALQEAGHLEEVDRPVSPSLEAAALSVGAGPLLFNNVDGKKCCMNLLGTRDLLARALGIPREDMAKALAEIDLAGGWIREVDSSPFMEAVGEPDLTALPILTHFRGDGGPYITSGIVVSAFGGKTNASVHRMMVLGKDRVAARLVPGRHTSMLLQEALAAGERLPVGIVIGVDPLVLIAASTRVPLGMEFQYASALSGSPVELVALDNGVFVPSAEIAFEGYIDGERASEGPFVDITGTRDFPRMEPVIHLSKMMTREVPIYHALLPSGGEHKMLMGVPYEPLIFRAASEVAEVKNVLLTEGGCSYLHAAVQIKKRSEAEPGKVIDAAFEAHKSLKHVIVVDEDVDIYSPEELEYAVATRVKGDEDMVLYPNVRGSTLDPRSVDGITTKVGIDATMTLGEEEKFLRVRPVLPEGRTF, encoded by the coding sequence ATGAGCTTCCGAGGTTTCCTCCACGCCCTCCAGGAGGCCGGCCACCTGGAGGAGGTGGACCGCCCCGTCTCGCCATCCCTGGAGGCGGCGGCCCTCTCCGTCGGGGCGGGCCCCCTCCTCTTCAACAACGTCGACGGCAAGAAGTGCTGCATGAACCTCCTGGGGACCCGGGACCTCCTGGCTCGGGCCCTCGGGATCCCCAGGGAGGATATGGCGAAGGCCCTCGCCGAAATCGACCTTGCCGGGGGCTGGATCCGGGAGGTGGACTCCTCCCCCTTCATGGAGGCCGTCGGCGAGCCCGACCTCACAGCCCTTCCGATCCTCACCCATTTTCGGGGGGACGGTGGGCCCTACATCACCTCGGGGATCGTCGTCTCGGCCTTCGGAGGAAAGACGAACGCCTCCGTCCACAGGATGATGGTCCTCGGCAAAGACAGAGTTGCAGCGAGGCTCGTCCCCGGGAGGCACACCTCCATGCTCCTCCAGGAGGCTCTCGCCGCCGGGGAGAGGCTCCCCGTCGGGATCGTCATCGGGGTCGACCCCTTAGTCCTGATCGCCGCCAGCACCCGGGTCCCCCTGGGGATGGAGTTTCAGTACGCCAGCGCCCTATCTGGAAGCCCGGTGGAGCTGGTGGCCCTGGATAACGGCGTTTTTGTCCCCTCCGCCGAGATCGCCTTCGAGGGGTACATCGACGGCGAGAGGGCCTCCGAGGGGCCCTTCGTCGACATCACCGGGACCCGGGACTTTCCGAGGATGGAGCCGGTGATCCACCTATCGAAGATGATGACGAGGGAGGTTCCCATCTACCACGCCCTCCTCCCCTCGGGGGGCGAGCACAAGATGCTGATGGGGGTCCCCTACGAGCCCCTCATATTCAGGGCGGCGTCCGAGGTCGCCGAGGTGAAGAACGTCCTCCTGACGGAGGGGGGGTGCTCCTACCTCCACGCCGCCGTCCAGATCAAGAAGAGGAGCGAGGCCGAGCCGGGGAAGGTGATCGACGCCGCCTTCGAGGCCCACAAGAGCCTGAAGCACGTCATCGTCGTCGACGAGGACGTCGATATCTACAGCCCCGAGGAGCTGGAGTACGCCGTCGCCACCCGGGTGAAGGGGGATGAGGACATGGTCTTATACCCCAACGTCCGGGGGAGCACCCTCGACCCCCGGTCCGTCGACGGGATCACCACCAAGGTGGGGATCGACGCCACCATGACCCTGGGGGAAGAGGAGAAGTTCCTCAGGGTGAGGCCAGTGCTGCCGGAAGGGCGGACCTTCTGA